The window TCTCGCCGTTAAAGTTCCCTGGAGGATCATAGTTGCAACTGACGACGGTTCCACCATTATTACACCTTACTTTAGCACATCCGAGTCTCACTGAATTTCTCCAAACAACCTGAGTGTAGTGACCACAAACTCCGTTGCACGTGTTCGAATCGTAGTTGTAGTCAGCCTTCTCGTTAACCCACAAGTTCACGGCGTCCACGCCAGAAAAGTCGCCGGTACTCATGGCCAAGTTCTCCCCGTAACGCCCACCGGAGTGTACGAGATTGCAGTCGCCTTTTAGTTGGTCTGCGTAGCTCCGAGCGTAGCCTGCAACCTCCTCGTCCCACTGTATGGGGCCAACACCTACCTGTGATCGTGCCTGGTTGTGAGCATTTACATAGTCTTGTGGGCTGTCTTGAGCCTTCGAGGGAACAACTAGAACACCTACAAGAAATGCCAAGATTATTAGAATGCAAGAATAGCTAatgaaattcatttttttgtattatgatTTTAGGGTTCGTAAACATggtttatatagagattttaattGAAAACTACTGTGTCCCACGGTTTGTGTggccataaaaaaataaagaaaagtctTACATAACTCATGGTTTAAccatttttatgtgtttaaacTTTCACCTTTTGATATGAGACAAATAAACCACAACATTAACAAAGTCTAAAGGAACTATCGCAGATTACATAACCAGCTAAATTCAAAAGAATcatgtctttttaaaaaaaaaaaaaaaacatattaaacaaagctaagaaattttttaagaCGCACCATTTTTTTCTTGGTGATCATTGAATTGATAAGGTCCAATCTATAACCAATCCCTACAATATGGGATAACAAGATTTAGTGGAGTGGAGTCGAATTTCGGTAGGATCGGTCACATATGTGGTGTTATAACCAATTGATTAAAGACACTTCCCGCATATTATCTTCTATTGTTTCACCATATTCTTCTCTACCACATAGATAATCACTTCAACACAAAATTTTGACCTGAGCATTAATagatacaaacaaaattatgttaagcccaaattttgagaaaatacaatataactgGTTTGTACTaaagaaatttctttttttttgtatggatttattataataaactgaattaaaaacaaatatatttacacAAAAATATGAACCTAAATATGattcaattataattataacctGTTTGAAACCaaataccaaaataaacaaatgaacaaGCCTAAACCATTCGTTAATTTACACAACAATACTTAATATAATGTAAAGagtatttaaattaataataatttcagCTGTTTTAATTAAACTGACtagaacttgtttttttttttttcaaatctaagACAAAAACCCAACCGGTTACGGGATGAAATCATGATGACTGGTTTCACCTTATTAACCGAATTACCAAACTTTGGTTCATATcagttttgcttattttgttcagtttatataaatacaacgtgaatatattttttttattttttacttcttttgttttatattataagatgttttagaaaaatacttttgtttcataatatatgatggttttaagttttatgtaacttttatattaattttatattttatattgtgcaattttgttttttaactggTTAAATTTTGTAGAAGTagtcatttattaatttttgtgtgtgttttagctaaaatattatatatatttaaaacgaAATGAGTATTATATTTTAGTGTTTAGTGATTATCTATGTAATTGTGTCGGAGAATGtaatgaaaacaacaaaaattcgTGAGCATCCTTAAAACTCTCTTATCTCTGGCGTTTTTATAAGTTATCACGAACACTTTTACATTTCTTAATGTTGTGGTTTTGTGTACTTTTTTCCTAAAGTGaactcattaaaaaatatataggttCTTAAATCATTTTTGAGAAAAGTGGGGGCGTACCTTTTACTGATTTTCCTGTATTATGAATCTATATGCTTCGCCGCCACTAAAATTATACTCCATAACTGGACTTAAATTTGATGAGACAATATGTTTAGTGtgtttttaatcattttgaTGAATTTTCTAGTTTTTGAGTAAAGAATTTATCATGAATTATTTTCGATTAATGATCTTAAAGTAGAAAATAATGgaattattttaatacttttaaatatttttaaataaataaagaaaacatgaacCAAATCAGATTTGATATGTCAGTGGACTAGCACCACACAAGCCACAACGTCACCATTCTTTTCCACTTGTTCACCAAAAACGACAGTGAGACCGATAATGGCATGGTAATTGTTTCTTGCAGCGACTTTGGAATAATCAAAGTCTACTTCGTTATTATAATTGATAGCTCTAGAAAAATACGACATTTCAATAAAAGTAATCCATTACATATTTACCAAACGATCAAGAAAATGAGGTTCAACAATTTCTGTAATAAAGTGAGAACTTTTTAACTTCACATGGAATCAAATTGTGATTCCAGTTGCTGCATCAAAATATTATAACGTGGTACGAGTGAAGCTATATATGATGGTTCGGACCTTGTGCTTTGGTCAATATCTTCCTTTTTCCTAATTGCTACGCTTTATTGAAAGGAAGACATAATAAGgaataaatagtttttttttttattgttgtattGTAAAATGGTAAACTGTAGACCAGAATTGGACAAATTTGATTAACCATCTGACAAAAGTGTTATCCTACTTATGATCTCCTAAGAACCGAGTCGAGCTGATCTTATTGTGGATTCTCAATCATCACAATCAATTTCGCTGTAAAGACGGGTAGCTCAGCTAACGTCTGCTGTTTCGTTCACCCAAAAGAATTTATTTTCCAAAGGAAAAGAGAGTGAAATTTAGTAAAATCTCTAGTTTAAGCAAAGAAGATGGTagtcaaaaacacaaaaattcaaatcaaatatagCTTTCCCTATAACGTACCAAACAtgtaataaaattcaaattctgCCAGTTTTTCTCTTACGCCTCGAGCAGGAACCGGAACCAAAGTGGGAACAAAGGTACAATGCAAAGGCCAAGGATCAACCACATAATCTAATATACGAGTTTTACTGATCAACTTATCTTCCCCCAAAACATAGATCCAAGCCTGACCAGTGCTGTCGCAAGAGCACACCACGAGCCTCTTACCATCGATGAAATAACTTGGCTGAGAGTAGCGTACGGTCTCGACTAACTCGGGCAAGTTAGGAAATTCATTCAAACCACATCATCACCATTCTCAAAGTTAATCTTGTTCTCAGTCGCCCAAATCTCAATCTTCTTTGTTACAATGCATTGCTTTAGCAACGAAAACTGATCTCCCCTAAAGACTTTAAGGACAAGAGCATCCCACCACCATGGTTTCTCCCACATGGTAGATCACAAAATCTAGAGTATAATCCAGTAGGAAAATCGAATGTACTAATGTCGTAAGACAAGGGATCTGTCTCGTCCAGAGAGCAAACCCAATACAAAGTTCAAGGATACAACACTTTCAGCGTATATGCTATCCTCATCAGATTTTGACTGGAGGTCGTCTATCCACACATCCGAGGCAAAGTCATACATTGTGCACAACATGTCATCAGTCTTATCTTCGTTCCCAGGGCAAAAACCAGCCATCTTGTAATTCTTATTTTCGTATCCTATGCCTATGAATTCCATATCTGAACGTTTTAAACTCGGCTCGATCCATCTACTCTGCCCCAACCATGGGTTCCAAACAACGGCTCCGTTCTTCTTGCCACATAGCAACAGCTCATTGCAATCAACCAAGTTTTTAAGTTCCAACGTTTCTAAACCGGGAGTATCTAAGGTTAACTCACGTACCACTATCACGGGATCAATGCTTACCGAATAAATCTTGGATTCAGTTGCTAGAATGAACCGAAACGTCATCTTGTGGTTGTTCATGAACGTCTTGTCGTCGAAAAGAGCGTTCCATTGTTTCGATATGATTCTGAAGCGAACAAGAGATTTAGGTGGGACACGAGAGAGCGTCTCTTCAATCAACTCCCACGGAAGCTTCTCCAGATGCGCCATCTCTATGCCTAACTTAGGGTTTTTGCTTAGTAAATCTAACTTGCGTATTAAAAGGGAGTATATTAgaataattaacataaaaatttgCTAAAGATTATATCATATGTGTCATCTTGTTTATTCAAAGGGAGTATATTCGAATAATTAACACTAAAATTTGctaaatattatatcatattCGTATGCCATTTGATATattgaacaatatatatatatagccaagCAAAAATGTCTAGGTACTTAGATCTACTAATATCCCCTAagcaaaatatagaaaataattaagaaagaaaaatatacaattaattaatataactaaattattaagaaaattatacaatcaatTATGGATCTCAAAAAACATGATAGTAAGTACTCATTAAAAAGAGTAATTTATGTTATAACAAGAGGTTTAGAGAATTATCTCTTGTATTATTGATCTCTACTATAcgatacaacatatatatagtgatacaaTACTAGGGTTTTAGGTTGTACACCAAGTCTACTAATAGGCCGATAATGGGCATCcttataatacaatatattcataacactcccccttagatgaccattataaaaatatagtcccacATGCGCCTATGAGATACTGCCTCGTTAAAAATCTTAGCAGGAAAACCTAGtgggaaaaaccatggttaagggaaaaaaaGTGCAGCGTgcttttactccccctcttgagtacatcacttgaaacCTTTGAGATGACTAAAACCAATATGCTGAAGTAACTTCTTGAAAGTAGTGGTTGGAAACGGCTTGGTAAATGGTTTGtcaaatcttcacttgaacaaaTTTGTAGGACATGTATATCACCGTACATTACCATTCTTCTGCAGGATATTAGTCTCTTAAATGAATCATCTTGATCATTATTTTTGTCTCTCACGatctcatcaatgtatgtcaaagactttgaagatgatagtctttcaccattggaatcataatattcctttTCATGTGTTTATCTTTCgcatgttcttttgttgtctcgttaaaaacctttcatggaAAAACTCATTGGGAtcaaaaccatgataagggaaaaagagtacaaccatgCTTATGATCATATTTCTCTCCCTGAAAGCATCTATCTTCAGGTTatgcattatgatcatatatatcatatattctGAACTGTTATAAACAATGCTTTAATGTATAtaactcatatgatcatcatatattcttaTGGGTCAGTGAACTTCCATTTATTTGAACCCCTTTCATAAAGAAGAACTTACTAAACTTTTAAtccaaatcttcttttattacatacaatcttccaaaaaaTCATCTTATATATCATCTTATATATAAGAGTTATTGATATTCTCCTTctaaaactttctctttcaactcttcttcttagtatggtactacaagaccatttttctatgtaaggtgatgtattcatcttgagataacatctctttcattagatgtcaaatctgtaacctcaagaaattccatgaaatatctgatcttatacaatctgatttctccatcttccaggagtaatatttcatcattgataatttctccatatattcctTGGTATGTGAAATCTCTACTGGAGATCAGATAATCTTTTCATGATCAACATATTTCGCACTTGTTCTTATAGCTTTCTTTTAACTagaaccacttgtaagtgcagaagagacaagagacacatataatttttcttttaaagaagttcagcaaatgcctatgtcctcaaactttgttgaaaatatttcttgaacATAATTACAAGTATTGTTCAATATCGGATTTACACAACTCTAAGATATCCTCTTAGCTTGTTCCCGATTTATATTCAACCCACTATGAGatccctaagatcaacaacaatgatctacaaCCAAGATTTTCTCATAAAGATAAACTCTAATCCTTTTCTCCCCAAAGTTGTCAAAAGCCTACAAAACCTTTTCTCGCTTTTACAACTTGCTCGAGGGCTATAAAATATTGCTTATAGCAATATAATCACTTTAAGAGATATATTGTATCAAGTCTTAATCTTATTATCGAAACTCATAATGGATCTAacatagttgcttccaccaaaAGAGAGTATATCTCTCATAAGT is drawn from Camelina sativa cultivar DH55 chromosome 1, Cs, whole genome shotgun sequence and contains these coding sequences:
- the LOC104793006 gene encoding pathogenesis-related protein 1 codes for the protein MNFISYSCILIILAFLVGVLVVPSKAQDSPQDYVNAHNQARSQVGVGPIQWDEEVAGYARSYADQLKGDCNLVHSGGRYGENLAMSTGDFSGVDAVNLWVNEKADYNYDSNTCNGVCGHYTQVVWRNSVRLGCAKVRCNNGGTVVSCNYDPPGNFNGEKPY